The following are encoded together in the Pseudomonadota bacterium genome:
- a CDS encoding serine hydrolase: MHASRWLATAALLFITPMLQAESAFDGHWVGAIDIPTGALEIDVDLESDDNGVVSGDISIPVQSLIDIGLIDVAAEERTIAFRIPNIPGDPNFTGTLDDSGETIEGTFSQGGGTLPFRLELERLAERAAAALEGLDAEIEQALTDFNVPGLGIAIVAGGDVVYARGFGYRDMDKELPMTPDTLFAIGSTTKAMTSTVLGVLVDDGALEWDEPVRRYLPSFNLADAGIAARISTRDLVTHRSGLPRHDLLWYNNNGGTRAELIARFEHLEFTADLRERFQYNNLMYMTAGYLAGELSGSTWEEVMRSRLFSPLGMERTNFSVAKSQADANHARPYRENDDDELEEIPFRSIDLVGPAGSVNSSVNEMARWLQFNLDGGRAGDAQLVDRATLADIHSPHMTVPSTSTRDDIVSAGYGLGWGVSVYRGHRRLGHGGGIDGFITSVILFPDDNLGLVSFTNVGSNLGDLFNRVAADRILGLEPEDWVGEALEQRRKGKSVAEEAEKKRDAERKTKTRPSHPITDYVGSYAHPGYGVITISERSGRNNLSLNFNGIDAPLAHWHYDTWNGAETEGDPTFEDTKFLFRTNIEGNISSLEAPFELTASPIVFEKQPDPRLSDPEYLKRFVGGYADEVTQRTERITLSGSQLQLAIAGQPVYTLVPTVSGRFAIEGLQGFSVGFVLDDNGRSSRIIYYQPNGVFESERQEKPDK; encoded by the coding sequence ATGCACGCATCCAGATGGTTGGCCACTGCGGCCCTGCTTTTTATCACGCCGATGCTTCAAGCCGAATCGGCGTTTGATGGCCACTGGGTCGGCGCCATCGACATCCCCACCGGGGCCTTGGAAATCGATGTTGACCTTGAGTCCGATGACAACGGAGTAGTCAGCGGCGACATTTCAATTCCCGTGCAGTCGCTGATCGACATTGGCCTGATCGACGTAGCGGCGGAAGAACGGACCATCGCGTTCCGCATTCCGAACATACCCGGCGACCCCAACTTCACCGGGACCCTAGATGACAGCGGTGAGACCATTGAAGGCACGTTCTCTCAGGGCGGCGGCACCCTGCCATTCCGGCTTGAACTTGAACGGCTTGCCGAGCGCGCTGCCGCTGCCCTTGAGGGACTTGACGCAGAGATCGAACAGGCGCTTACCGACTTCAATGTTCCGGGCCTCGGCATTGCCATTGTGGCCGGTGGCGATGTGGTCTACGCCAGGGGCTTCGGGTATAGGGACATGGACAAAGAACTGCCAATGACGCCGGATACCCTGTTTGCGATCGGCTCCACGACCAAAGCCATGACGTCGACGGTTCTGGGCGTGCTCGTAGATGACGGAGCGCTGGAATGGGACGAGCCGGTCCGGCGCTATCTACCGTCCTTTAACCTCGCCGACGCGGGCATCGCCGCGCGCATCTCAACTCGGGATCTGGTGACCCACCGCAGTGGCCTGCCGCGCCACGATCTGCTCTGGTACAACAACAACGGAGGCACCCGGGCGGAGTTGATCGCCCGGTTTGAACACCTCGAGTTTACCGCCGACCTTCGTGAGCGCTTCCAGTACAACAACCTGATGTACATGACGGCAGGCTACCTCGCGGGCGAGCTCAGCGGGTCAACCTGGGAGGAGGTGATGCGGTCCCGCCTGTTTTCACCGCTGGGTATGGAACGCACCAACTTCAGCGTGGCGAAGTCGCAGGCGGACGCCAATCACGCACGCCCTTACCGGGAGAACGACGACGATGAACTGGAGGAGATTCCGTTCCGATCGATTGACCTGGTAGGACCAGCCGGATCGGTCAACTCAAGCGTCAACGAGATGGCGCGTTGGCTCCAGTTCAACCTGGACGGCGGCCGCGCGGGCGATGCGCAGCTGGTTGACCGCGCCACGCTGGCCGACATCCACAGCCCACACATGACCGTGCCCTCCACCTCCACCCGGGACGACATTGTCTCTGCGGGCTACGGCCTTGGCTGGGGCGTCAGCGTTTACCGGGGGCATCGCCGTCTTGGCCATGGTGGCGGCATCGACGGGTTCATTACTTCGGTCATCCTGTTTCCCGACGACAACCTGGGCCTGGTGTCGTTTACCAACGTGGGATCGAATCTTGGGGATCTGTTCAACCGGGTTGCGGCCGACCGCATTCTGGGCCTTGAACCGGAGGACTGGGTAGGCGAGGCCCTGGAGCAGCGCCGCAAGGGTAAGTCCGTTGCTGAGGAAGCCGAGAAGAAGCGGGATGCTGAGCGCAAAACGAAGACTCGGCCGTCTCACCCCATCACAGACTACGTCGGCAGCTACGCTCACCCGGGCTACGGAGTCATCACGATCAGTGAGCGCAGCGGTCGCAACAACCTGTCGCTCAACTTCAACGGTATCGACGCCCCGCTGGCCCACTGGCACTACGACACGTGGAACGGTGCCGAAACCGAGGGTGACCCCACCTTTGAGGACACAAAATTCCTGTTCCGCACGAACATAGAGGGCAATATCTCGTCACTGGAAGCCCCCTTTGAATTGACGGCCTCGCCGATTGTGTTTGAAAAACAGCCAGACCCTCGCCTGTCCGACCCGGAATACCTTAAACGCTTTGTCGGCGGATATGCGGACGAGGTCACCCAACGCACCGAGCGCATCACCCTGTCCGGCAGCCAGCTACAGCTCGCCATTGCGGGTCAGCCGGTCTACACGCTGGTGCCCACGGTGTCCGGCCGGTTCGCCATCGAGGGGCTGCAGGGGTTTTCGGTGGGCTTCGTCCTGGATGACAACGGGCGTTCTTCCCGCATCATCTATTACCAGCCCAACGGTGTTTTTGAGTCGGAGCGCCAGGAAAAGCCAGACAAATAA
- a CDS encoding S9 family peptidase: MPRVLQFTGILLFAGLLSACGSESPAPEQAMEEKLTEELQAPAAEKRPHRLKAHGETRVDDYYWLRDDDRADTDVLAYLEAENAYTATMTAHTKLLEDVLYEEMVSRIQKDDSSVPLQFGEYWYYRRYTEDQEYPVYARRSGSEDGPEQVILDVNELAEGYDYFNVGGWEVSDDQRILAWAEDSVSRRQYTIRFKNLESGEVYVDRLENASPSFAWAADGKTLFYIRKHPQTLLGYQVFRHVLGTDTADDVLVYEEKDTSFYLSLERGKSRDWIYLNLGSTTSDEVRMLRADQPLGEFEPFLPRSADHEYSVDDTGNRFFVRTNWNAENFRLMETDLAQRSNRDAWREVVPHRDDVLLHGFELFQDFVVVNERSEGLRKLRVLPQNSDTPEFFIDSDEPAYTMYIGASKELDSHILRYTYTSLTTPTSVFDYDMRSGERSLRKREPILGDFDPENYQSERFMIEARDGTAVPVSLVYRKPFELYADRPLMVYGYGSYGSSRDPSFSISTLALLDRGYVYAIAHIRGGQELGRQWYEQGKMLNKINTFTDFIDVTRALVGKGYGDADRVFAMGGSAGGLLMGAVINMAPELYRGVVAAVPFVDVVTTMADDTIPLTSNEYDEWGNPASKAHYDYMLSYSPYDQVKAQNYPNLLVTTGLYDSQVQYWEPAKWVAKLRANKTDDNLLLLKTDMEVGHGGSSGRFQRYRDRAEMWAFVLDLAGIPED, encoded by the coding sequence ATGCCTCGAGTTTTACAGTTCACCGGAATACTACTCTTTGCTGGCCTGCTTTCAGCATGTGGCTCGGAGTCCCCCGCCCCCGAACAGGCCATGGAAGAAAAGCTGACCGAGGAATTGCAGGCTCCGGCAGCGGAGAAGCGGCCGCATAGACTGAAGGCGCATGGCGAAACGCGCGTCGACGATTACTACTGGCTCCGAGACGACGATCGCGCCGACACGGATGTGTTGGCCTATCTGGAAGCCGAAAACGCCTATACCGCAACCATGACGGCGCACACCAAGCTACTAGAGGACGTCCTATACGAAGAAATGGTGTCGCGAATTCAGAAGGACGACTCCTCGGTGCCCCTACAGTTTGGCGAGTACTGGTACTACCGGCGCTATACCGAAGACCAGGAGTACCCGGTTTACGCGCGGCGCAGCGGCAGCGAAGATGGGCCGGAGCAGGTGATTCTTGACGTCAATGAGCTTGCCGAGGGCTATGACTATTTCAACGTCGGTGGGTGGGAGGTCAGCGACGATCAGCGGATATTAGCCTGGGCTGAGGACTCGGTCAGCCGACGCCAGTACACCATCCGCTTCAAAAATCTGGAGAGCGGCGAGGTTTACGTCGATCGCCTCGAAAATGCCAGTCCATCTTTTGCCTGGGCCGCCGATGGGAAAACGCTGTTCTACATTCGCAAGCACCCGCAGACGTTGCTGGGCTACCAGGTTTTCCGCCATGTGCTCGGCACCGATACGGCTGACGATGTACTCGTATATGAGGAAAAAGACACCAGCTTTTACCTGTCGCTCGAGCGGGGGAAGTCCCGCGACTGGATATACCTGAACCTGGGATCTACCACCTCTGACGAGGTGAGGATGCTGCGAGCCGACCAGCCCCTGGGAGAATTTGAACCATTTCTGCCGCGGTCCGCCGACCACGAGTATTCGGTAGACGATACGGGTAACCGATTTTTTGTCCGCACCAACTGGAACGCCGAAAACTTCCGTTTGATGGAGACAGACTTAGCCCAGCGCAGCAACAGGGACGCATGGCGCGAAGTGGTTCCCCATCGTGATGATGTGCTGCTACACGGCTTTGAGCTGTTTCAGGATTTTGTCGTGGTCAACGAGCGCAGCGAAGGCCTCCGTAAACTCCGAGTCCTACCGCAAAATAGTGATACACCCGAGTTCTTTATCGACTCGGATGAACCGGCATACACGATGTATATCGGCGCCAGCAAAGAACTGGATAGTCACATATTGCGCTATACCTACACCTCGCTGACCACGCCCACCTCAGTCTTCGACTACGACATGCGCAGCGGGGAGCGCAGCCTACGTAAGCGCGAGCCCATACTGGGCGATTTTGATCCGGAAAACTATCAGAGCGAGCGATTCATGATCGAGGCCCGCGATGGCACGGCGGTGCCCGTCTCACTGGTCTATCGCAAACCGTTCGAGCTTTACGCAGACCGCCCGCTGATGGTGTATGGCTACGGGTCCTATGGATCATCCCGCGATCCCTCATTTTCTATTTCGACGTTGGCGCTGCTGGACCGAGGCTATGTGTATGCCATCGCCCACATTCGCGGTGGACAGGAATTGGGTCGGCAGTGGTATGAACAGGGCAAAATGCTCAACAAGATTAATACGTTCACCGACTTTATCGACGTCACTCGCGCGTTGGTCGGCAAAGGTTACGGCGACGCTGACCGAGTGTTTGCGATGGGTGGGTCTGCCGGTGGCCTGCTGATGGGTGCCGTGATCAACATGGCGCCGGAGCTTTACCGCGGCGTTGTCGCCGCGGTGCCTTTTGTCGACGTGGTCACCACCATGGCCGATGACACTATTCCCCTCACCAGCAATGAGTACGACGAATGGGGCAATCCGGCCAGCAAGGCGCACTACGACTATATGCTCTCGTACTCGCCCTATGACCAGGTAAAAGCACAGAACTATCCCAACCTGCTGGTGACTACCGGCCTTTATGATTCCCAGGTGCAATATTGGGAACCCGCCAAGTGGGTAGCGAAGCTCCGAGCCAACAAAACGGACGACAACCTGCTGCTGTTAAAAACCGACATGGAGGTCGGCCATGGCGGTTCGTCGGGCCGCTTCCAGCGCTACCGCGATCGAGCCGAGATGTGGGCCTTTGTGCTCGATCTGGCAGGCATTCCAGAGGACTGA
- a CDS encoding peptidylprolyl isomerase, protein MRWFAVFVATLAVYTLAGKASSEESIKTMADVLAEASASDWRIPDPEMTLYLTLKSGTVVIELASEFAPSTVANIQRLMKAQYFDGLSINRVQENYVVQLGDPQAEDDAARPHGLPNTLEPEFFRPRSGLSFVELASDDAYADTVGFASGFPMGADKERAWLTHCYAMVGVGRGLPPDSGIGTELYVVTGHAPRHLDRNVTLVGRVLQGMELLTTLPRGTGAFGFYEHESERIPIESVRFASDIPLSERLDLKVLRTNTPTFQNLIKSRQFRTDNWFVDTAGRIGVCNVPIPVSENR, encoded by the coding sequence ATGCGTTGGTTTGCTGTATTCGTTGCGACGTTGGCGGTTTACACCTTAGCCGGTAAAGCCAGTTCGGAAGAGTCGATAAAAACCATGGCCGATGTTTTGGCGGAAGCTTCGGCTTCCGACTGGCGGATTCCGGACCCTGAAATGACGCTCTATCTAACCCTGAAAAGCGGGACGGTGGTTATTGAGCTGGCATCGGAATTTGCACCCAGTACGGTCGCTAACATCCAAAGGCTGATGAAGGCGCAGTACTTCGACGGCCTTTCAATCAACCGGGTCCAGGAAAACTACGTTGTGCAGCTGGGTGATCCACAGGCGGAGGATGACGCCGCCCGCCCCCACGGCTTGCCGAACACGCTTGAGCCTGAGTTTTTTCGACCTCGTTCCGGACTAAGCTTCGTCGAGCTCGCCAGCGATGACGCTTATGCCGACACCGTTGGTTTTGCCAGCGGATTCCCCATGGGCGCCGACAAAGAACGGGCGTGGCTGACCCACTGCTATGCCATGGTTGGCGTCGGGCGCGGTTTACCACCCGACAGCGGCATCGGCACCGAGCTGTATGTCGTCACCGGGCACGCCCCGAGGCACCTGGACCGCAACGTTACGTTGGTAGGGCGAGTTCTTCAGGGTATGGAGCTGCTGACGACGCTGCCCCGGGGCACGGGAGCATTCGGGTTCTACGAGCACGAATCGGAGCGAATCCCCATTGAGTCCGTGCGTTTCGCCTCCGACATCCCGTTAAGCGAGCGACTGGACCTGAAAGTGCTTCGCACGAACACCCCAACCTTTCAGAACCTCATCAAATCGCGTCAATTCCGAACAGACAACTGGTTCGTCGACACGGCGGGACGTATCGGCGTCTGCAACGTGCCGATTCCAGTCAGCGAAAATAGATGA
- a CDS encoding solute:sodium symporter family transporter: MSESNLWLTVGSCVFFMGLVAWVSYLKTRGEVDTKDGYFLAGRGLTGVFIAGSMLLTNLSAEQLIGLNGSAYGYNMSSMAWEVTAAFATICMALIFLPRYLAGAFTTLPEFLKNRFDDDVRRMSVILFMVGYGLVTIPSVLYSGSIAVLQLFDVPSLLDLSYSRALVLTIVAIGCVGAVYAIFGGLKAVAVSDTLNGLGLLVIGIMVPVLGLAALGDGSVREGLQVITSTNTEKLNAIGGPSDPTPFATIFTGMIFANLFYWCTNQYVIQRTLGAKNLAEGQKGVLLSGFFKILVPFMMMIPGVIAFHLYGPELASIDLAYPRLIRDVLPVAMSGFFLAVLLGAVFSSFNSLLNSAATLFCLDVYAPMQKRPLSDAEMVRVAKKASVVIALFSFVVAPLLQYAPEGLWQIIRIFTGFYNIPVVVIVIVGLFTRRVPAFAAKTVIVFHVIAYGLAKFVFDDIVTLHFLHLYAVLFALEVAIMLVAGLLQPTPDTWQYDARDLVDLTPWRFAIPAAGSLFSMVVFLYLLFSPIGLVGGMSGQFWLICCVLATFNAVLWTFYARRRVG; the protein is encoded by the coding sequence ATGTCTGAAAGCAACCTCTGGCTGACCGTCGGCAGCTGTGTGTTTTTTATGGGCCTGGTCGCCTGGGTTTCCTACCTCAAGACGCGAGGCGAGGTTGATACCAAGGACGGGTATTTTCTAGCTGGGCGCGGTCTGACCGGTGTATTTATCGCAGGCTCGATGCTCCTCACGAACCTGTCCGCAGAACAGCTCATCGGACTCAATGGTTCTGCCTATGGTTACAACATGAGTAGCATGGCTTGGGAAGTCACTGCCGCGTTTGCCACCATCTGCATGGCGTTGATCTTCCTTCCTCGCTATCTCGCAGGCGCCTTCACTACGCTGCCAGAATTTCTTAAGAACCGGTTTGACGACGATGTGCGCCGCATGTCGGTGATTCTGTTTATGGTCGGCTATGGCCTTGTAACCATTCCTTCGGTGCTCTATTCGGGCTCGATTGCGGTACTTCAGCTGTTTGATGTGCCTTCGCTGCTCGATCTGTCCTACAGCAGAGCGTTGGTACTGACTATCGTCGCCATTGGCTGCGTCGGCGCCGTCTACGCCATCTTCGGAGGACTCAAGGCGGTAGCCGTTTCGGACACGCTTAACGGTTTGGGGCTGCTGGTCATCGGAATCATGGTTCCTGTCCTTGGATTGGCTGCGTTAGGTGATGGAAGCGTCCGAGAGGGGTTGCAGGTGATCACCAGCACCAACACGGAAAAACTCAACGCCATCGGCGGGCCAAGCGACCCCACGCCTTTCGCCACGATTTTCACCGGCATGATCTTCGCCAACCTGTTTTATTGGTGCACAAATCAGTACGTGATCCAGCGGACGCTTGGCGCTAAGAACCTTGCTGAAGGCCAGAAGGGCGTCCTGCTATCCGGGTTTTTCAAGATCCTTGTGCCTTTCATGATGATGATCCCTGGCGTGATCGCGTTTCATCTCTATGGCCCGGAGTTAGCAAGCATCGACCTGGCCTATCCCCGGCTGATCCGGGACGTATTGCCCGTAGCCATGTCTGGCTTCTTTCTAGCGGTTTTGCTGGGGGCCGTCTTCAGCTCGTTTAACTCGCTCCTCAACAGTGCCGCAACGCTTTTTTGCCTCGACGTTTACGCGCCGATGCAAAAAAGGCCGCTCAGCGACGCGGAAATGGTTCGCGTGGCGAAAAAGGCCAGTGTCGTCATCGCGCTGTTTTCGTTTGTAGTGGCGCCGCTATTGCAGTACGCGCCGGAAGGTCTTTGGCAGATCATTCGAATTTTTACCGGCTTCTACAACATCCCTGTCGTTGTAATCGTCATTGTGGGCCTGTTCACTCGCCGGGTTCCGGCGTTTGCCGCTAAGACTGTGATCGTGTTTCACGTGATTGCCTACGGCCTTGCAAAGTTTGTGTTTGATGACATCGTTACCCTCCACTTTCTACACCTTTACGCGGTGCTATTCGCGCTTGAGGTGGCCATCATGCTCGTAGCCGGTTTGCTGCAGCCTACGCCGGACACGTGGCAGTACGACGCTCGCGATCTGGTGGACTTGACACCTTGGCGATTTGCCATCCCCGCCGCAGGTTCGCTGTTCTCCATGGTTGTATTCCTTTACCTGTTATTTTCACCGATTGGATTAGTTGGAGGCATGAGTGGACAGTTTTGGTTGATATGTTGCGTTTTAGCGACATTTAACGCCGTTCTCTGGACGTTTTACGCGCGCCGTCGCGTTGGTTAG
- a CDS encoding TonB-dependent receptor: protein MRLSWRLVTALTTAAAFQVSLIAPASGQPLEEVIVTAQKREQSLSDVPVAVSVLGEEVIESAFANNLEDLQALVPSVNFRTGNTTRNSALTVRGIGTVSFSIGAEPSVSTVVDNVVLGRSGQAFGDLYDLERIEVLRGPQGTLFGKNASAGVVNITTRRPTDELEGYISASFFQDNESQFRGRVSGPLTDNLRGSLTVLSSDFDGYIRNVFNNQTVNGYDKQGARAMLDYDVSDNTNVLFIFEDYDADNNCCADLEARPSGRNPASEAAPNGTGLDLDQRLVDHDFETRTLDSTTAMSVQIDHDMSNFSLTSITAVRNWDNTEFREGDFTSIAGDSNLPVFGVPFQLHDVGPQEWRQFSQELRLTSTADGPLQYQVGLFYWNIDSERNFTREASCQNNNGQLNAAISDHLANTLGLPNSDADVAAFITANNITCNANDIVSATGFMDTEFDNIAIYADGTYDINDTFRALFGLRYTRDDVSFSHNRISNDEFGRRGVGVRPRTENTDFSGSTDDNDLSGRIGLQWDFSDSAMAYVTYSTGYKGPAFNVFYNMSANDLNPILAEESEAIELGLKYSADWGLINLAIYDTEIENFQANDFDDSDGTTITGFTNGGDVETSGIELDFLIQPTDNITLTGGFAVSDAESTTGAPLPFAPDVKASIGSQWEYPLSSGGRLQLNATYIYTDEKLSGNIGQTAENPFLLPDYSILNGSFGYHSDDDRFSVTLIGRNLTDERYTTTFSGDGFRYQIPRDAERYFGINVRTNF, encoded by the coding sequence ATGCGACTTTCTTGGAGACTGGTTACAGCGCTGACCACCGCTGCAGCATTTCAGGTAAGCCTGATTGCTCCGGCATCCGGCCAGCCTTTGGAAGAAGTAATTGTCACCGCGCAAAAGCGCGAACAAAGCCTCAGCGACGTTCCCGTTGCTGTGTCGGTTTTAGGGGAGGAGGTGATCGAAAGCGCCTTCGCTAACAACCTCGAAGATTTACAGGCGCTGGTGCCCTCGGTGAACTTCCGGACCGGCAACACCACGCGCAACAGCGCTCTCACCGTACGCGGCATTGGTACAGTCTCATTCAGTATCGGCGCCGAGCCGAGCGTTTCTACCGTTGTCGACAACGTGGTTTTGGGCAGGTCAGGCCAGGCATTCGGCGACCTCTACGACCTCGAACGGATTGAGGTGCTGCGCGGTCCGCAGGGCACGCTGTTTGGGAAAAACGCCTCTGCCGGTGTCGTGAATATCACGACCCGTCGTCCGACGGATGAGCTCGAAGGCTATATCAGCGCAAGCTTCTTCCAGGACAACGAGTCGCAGTTTCGGGGTCGCGTCTCTGGCCCGCTCACAGACAATCTGCGCGGCAGTCTGACGGTGCTAAGCAGTGATTTTGACGGCTACATCCGCAACGTATTCAACAACCAGACGGTCAACGGCTACGACAAGCAGGGCGCCCGCGCAATGCTTGACTACGACGTCTCTGATAACACCAACGTCCTGTTCATCTTCGAGGACTATGACGCTGACAACAATTGCTGCGCTGACCTTGAAGCGCGGCCCAGCGGTCGGAATCCCGCCTCCGAAGCGGCTCCAAACGGGACCGGACTGGATCTAGACCAGCGCCTGGTTGATCATGATTTCGAAACGCGGACGCTCGACTCAACCACCGCGATGTCGGTCCAGATTGACCACGACATGAGCAATTTTTCGCTGACCTCGATCACCGCGGTTCGCAACTGGGACAACACGGAATTTCGTGAGGGCGACTTCACGTCTATCGCTGGCGACAGCAACCTGCCCGTGTTCGGCGTGCCTTTTCAGCTCCACGACGTAGGGCCGCAGGAATGGCGTCAGTTTTCACAGGAACTGCGCCTCACCTCTACCGCGGACGGGCCGCTCCAATATCAGGTGGGTTTGTTCTATTGGAACATCGACTCGGAGCGCAATTTCACCCGAGAAGCGAGCTGCCAGAACAACAACGGCCAGCTCAACGCCGCTATTTCTGATCACCTGGCCAACACACTAGGACTGCCCAACTCAGATGCGGACGTTGCCGCGTTTATTACCGCCAACAACATCACGTGCAACGCGAACGACATCGTATCAGCGACCGGTTTCATGGATACAGAGTTTGATAACATCGCGATCTACGCTGACGGCACCTACGATATCAACGATACCTTCCGCGCGCTGTTTGGCCTGCGCTATACCCGGGACGATGTGAGCTTCAGCCACAACCGGATCAGCAACGATGAGTTTGGACGCCGTGGCGTCGGCGTGCGGCCGCGTACGGAAAACACCGACTTCTCGGGGTCGACCGACGACAACGATCTATCCGGTCGAATCGGCCTGCAGTGGGATTTCAGCGACTCGGCGATGGCGTACGTCACGTACAGCACCGGCTACAAGGGCCCGGCATTCAATGTGTTTTACAACATGAGTGCCAACGATCTAAATCCGATCCTGGCGGAGGAATCAGAGGCGATTGAACTCGGCTTGAAGTACTCGGCGGACTGGGGGCTGATTAACCTGGCGATCTACGACACTGAAATCGAAAACTTCCAGGCAAATGACTTCGACGATTCGGATGGTACTACCATCACCGGCTTTACCAACGGCGGCGATGTCGAGACCAGCGGCATCGAACTCGATTTTCTGATTCAGCCCACCGACAACATCACTTTGACCGGTGGCTTTGCCGTTTCGGATGCAGAGTCGACGACGGGTGCGCCGCTGCCTTTTGCACCTGACGTTAAAGCTTCCATTGGCAGCCAGTGGGAATACCCGCTCAGCTCCGGGGGCCGACTCCAGCTAAACGCCACGTATATCTATACCGACGAGAAGCTGTCCGGAAACATCGGCCAAACCGCGGAAAACCCGTTTCTGCTACCCGACTACAGCATCCTCAACGGCAGTTTTGGGTACCACAGTGACGACGACCGATTTAGTGTCACGCTCATCGGCCGCAACCTGACCGATGAGCGCTACACCACAACCTTCTCCGGTGACGGGTTCCGCTATCAGATTCCGAGGGACGCTGAGCGATACTTCGGGATTAACGTGAGAACAAATTTCTAA
- a CDS encoding LacI family DNA-binding transcriptional regulator: protein MTSFVKKRVTIKDIARAADVAPSTVTRALQGSARVRPATRERIDAIAQELGYVPNRAARTLVKRSSGLIGLVIPDMTNPFFAALARGIETEAAKHDMRIVINDTLGQESAERAAVRLFLELDVDGLLVPMARCPQDYYDKLPSPVPIMHVNRPDARYHVSCDRVGGSLDIMRHLIELGHRQIGFVRGPTPPPGREPKMQAYRQVLAENGLDYNPDLIFAFDGTVQSADHIAERIVDLSPVPSAVFAWNDISAIALIHALRLRGIQVPDDMSVAGHDDIELSRLVNPPLTTVAWPMYEIGQHCVRSLLRLGQGLKPRQPSLPRPQLIVRASTGSPKATR from the coding sequence ATGACCAGTTTTGTCAAAAAACGAGTCACAATTAAGGACATCGCCCGAGCCGCGGATGTAGCTCCCTCGACAGTCACGCGAGCGCTGCAGGGCAGTGCCCGTGTGCGGCCGGCTACGCGCGAGCGGATCGATGCGATTGCCCAGGAACTGGGGTACGTCCCTAACCGGGCCGCCCGAACTCTGGTCAAACGCAGCAGCGGGCTGATCGGCTTGGTAATACCTGATATGACCAATCCGTTTTTCGCCGCGCTGGCGCGGGGAATTGAGACCGAAGCGGCTAAACACGATATGCGCATTGTGATCAACGACACGCTAGGCCAGGAGTCCGCCGAGCGCGCCGCAGTCCGCCTGTTTCTGGAGCTGGATGTAGATGGGTTGCTGGTCCCCATGGCCCGCTGCCCCCAGGATTATTACGACAAGTTGCCCTCGCCGGTGCCGATCATGCATGTGAATAGACCCGACGCCCGTTACCACGTTAGCTGCGATCGGGTGGGAGGCAGCCTGGATATCATGCGCCACCTTATCGAGCTTGGCCATCGCCAGATTGGATTTGTCCGTGGACCCACGCCGCCGCCCGGTCGGGAGCCGAAGATGCAGGCCTATCGCCAGGTGCTAGCGGAAAACGGACTGGACTATAACCCGGATCTCATCTTTGCGTTTGACGGAACCGTTCAAAGCGCTGACCACATCGCCGAACGCATTGTTGACCTGTCTCCGGTCCCCTCCGCGGTTTTTGCCTGGAACGATATCAGCGCGATCGCGCTGATCCACGCGCTGCGTTTGCGAGGAATTCAAGTTCCAGACGATATGTCGGTCGCCGGACATGACGACATCGAACTCTCCAGACTTGTGAATCCGCCGCTGACGACAGTGGCCTGGCCCATGTACGAGATTGGTCAGCACTGCGTTCGCAGCTTGCTGCGTTTGGGCCAGGGTCTGAAACCTCGGCAGCCCAGTTTGCCCAGACCACAGCTGATCGTGCGGGCTTCAACGGGTAGCCCGAAGGCTACCCGTTGA